A window of Nocardiopsis sp. Huas11 genomic DNA:
ACCAGGTCGAACTGCTGGTCTCCGCCGGGATCCCGGTCATGGGCCACATCGGTCTGACCCCGCAGTCGGTCAACACGCTGGGCGGCTACCGGGTCCAGGGGCGCGGCGAGGCGGCGGCGGGCCTGCTCAAGGACGCCAAGGAGCTGGAGCGCGCGGGCGCGTTCTCGCTCGTGCTGGAGTGCGTGCCCTCCGAACTGGCGGCCGAGGTCACCGAGCAGCTGTCCATCCCCACCATCGGCATCGGAGCGGGCCCGTCCACGGACGCCCAGGTGCTGGTGTGGCAGGACATGGCGGGGCTCAGCCCCAAGGTGGCCAAGTTCGTCAAGGCCTACGCCAACCTCAACGAGACGCTGCGCGAGGCCGCTTCGAGCTTCGCCGACGACGTCGTCCAGGGCGCCTTCCCCGAGGAGCGCCACTCCTACTCCGCCTGATCCGGTCGCGGCCGCTCCGGCCGCACCACGGCACCACCACCGCGCCGCCGGCCGGGTCCGCCCCGGTCGGCGGTGCGGCGTGTCCGGACCCGTTTTCGATCCGCTCCGGGCCGCTCCGGGCCCGCGGACCGACCCGTCCGCGGGTGCGGTGCGAAGTGTGAGGCGGACGACAACCCGAACGGTACTCGGGAGTAGAGTCGCACCGTACCGAGCACCGACACGGGCCGGGGTCCGGCCCTTCCGGGAGGACACATGCGCATCTCGATGCCGCTCCAGTACGCGGGCGAGCCCAAGGCCGCCGTCGATCTGGTCGCCGAGTTGGAGAAGGCCGGGCTGGACACGGTGTGGGTCGCGGAGGTCTACGGCTTCGACAGCCCCACGCTGATGGGCTACATCGCGGCGCGCACCGAGACGGTGGCCATCGGCTCGGCCATCCTGCCGCTGTACAGCCGCACGCCCAGCCTGGTCGCGATGACCGCGGCGGGACTGGACGACCTGTCCGGCGGGCGCGCCATCCTCGGCCTGGGGGCCAGCGGTCCGCAGGTGATCGAGGGCTGGCACGGTGTGCCCTACACCAAGCCGCTGGCGCGCACCCGCGAGACCGTCGAGATCTGCCGCCGCATCTGGGCCCGGCAGGACCGCCTGACCCATGACGGCTCCGTCTTCCAGCTCCCCCTGCCGCCCGAGCGCGGAACCGGGCTGGGCAAGCCGCTCAAGCTCATCAACCACCCCCGCCGCCCCGACATCCCGATCTACCTGGCCTCCCTGGGCGAGAAGAACGTGGCCATGACGGCCGAGATCGCCGACGGATGGCTGCCCCACCTGTTCATCCCCGAGAAGGCGGAGAGCGTGTGGGGCGACTCGATCGCGGCGGGCAAGGCCAAGCGCGACCCGTCCCTGGGCGAGCTGGAGATCTCCGCCGGCGGTCTCCTCGCGATCGGGGAGGGCGAGGACACCAAGAAGCTGCTCGACTTCGTCCGCCCGATGATCGCGCTGTACGTGGGCGGCATGGGCGCCAAGGGCAAGAACTTCTACAACACCGTGGCCCGCCGGTACGGGTACGAGGAGGCCGCGGAGAAGATCCAGGACCTGTACCTGGAGGGCCGCAAGGAGGAGGCGGCCGCGGCGGTGCCCGAGGAGTTCGTGGAGCTGACGAACATGGTCGGCCCGGAGTCCTACGTGCGCGAGCGCGTCGAGGCCTTCCGCGCGGCCGGGGTCACCCAACTCAACGTGACTCCCGTGGGTGACAACCCGGCCAAGCTCGTGGAGAAGGTCAAGAGCTGGGTCTCCTGACCCCACCCGTCACACCAGGTCGCGTGCCCCGCCCTCCCGCGGGGCACGCGACTCCCCGCGGCCGCGAATTTTTTCTCGGCGCCCGAAGGCGCAGCGCACCCACCCTGCGCCACTCTGTGTAGTCAACGCTCCACGAATTGTCTTGTTAACATGCGTTAAGTACCGTCTTGCCCCCGGACGAAGACCGGAGAACGCATGCCCCCGTCCCCCGCATCCCGCCGAACCGGCGCGAGCGCCCTCCTCACGGCGGCCGCCCTCGGCTCCGTCCTGCTCTGCCCCCTCCCGGCCTCGGCCGCCCCCGCGCAGCACTGCGTCGGCGACGCCGACGGCAGCGACCAGGAGTGCTTCGCCACCTACGACCAGGCGATCGACGCGGCGCAGGACCGCGTCGGACACACGCTGGCCGAACAGGAGCGCGCCCTGTCCGGTTCCCGGACCGGCACCCTCACCGCCGCGAACGACGTCATCATCGGCACCTACTTCGAACACGGGAACTACGGCGGCGCCTCGTTCACCCTCTACGGGGACAACACCTGCCAGGGCGGCGACGACATCGAGTTCTGGTTCACCTTCCCCCCGGAGTGGCAGGGCATCATCTCCTCCGCCCAGCCCTGGGCGCGGTGCTCGCTGTGGCTGCACGCCGGGCCGGACGGCACCGGCGACCGCGACGGCCCCTACCGCGAGAACACCCCCGACATCGGTGGCCACATGAACGACCGCACCGTCTCCACCACCCTGGGCTGACGCCCGGCCCCTCCCCCCGCCCCCGCCCGATGGGAGAACCGACATGAGACGCACGTACGCCGTGCTCACCGCCGCCGCGGTCGCCGTGGCGACCGCGGTCACCACGGCGCCGACCCCCGCCTACGCCGACCACGAGGACACGCCCACGGTGCGCCAGCTGCTGGAGCTGTGCAACGTGTCGACGGACGTGTGCGAGTTCCACCCCGGTGGAGCGCCGGAGCTGTTCGCCACCGACGGCCGCGTCGTGGGATCGGAGGTGTTCAACTGCACCTCGGGCCGCCAGAACATGGCCGTGGAGTGGTCCGACACCACCTCCCAGAGCAACAGCGTCGGCCTGGCCCTGACCACCGAGGCCGGCTTCGGAGAGATCTTCTCGGTGTCCTACGAGCAGTCCTTCCAGCACACCTGGACGACCTCGCACACCGAGTCGCAGACCACCTTCGTCAACACCGGGCCCCGAGAGGTGGGCTGGGTCGAGCGGCGGCCTCAGATGCAGCGCGTGCACGGCACCTACGAGCTGCACTTCGGCAGCCGCCAGTGGGGCCACTACATCTGGTACGCGCCCTTCACCGCCGAAGGACCCGTCCCCGGCTCGCCCGACGAGGTCGTCACGCAGAACGTGCGGCCGATGACCGATGCCGAGGAGGCGGCGTGCCCGTGACCCACCGAAACCACACGGTGCTCAGAGCCCTCACCGCCGGCGCGGTGGCGGCGGCCCTGGCGCTGGCGCCCTCACCGGCCGCGGCCGACCACGAGGACACCCCGACGGTCCGGGAGCTGCTGGAGAGGTGCGGCGAGAGCACCGACCTGTGCGAGTTCCACCCCTCGGGCGCCCCGGAGTACTTCCAGAACACCGCCGAGCAGGTCGGCTCACCGGTCTACAACTGCACTGACCACGAGCAGCTGTCCCAGGTGTCCTGGTCCAAGACCACGGGCGAGTCCAACAGCGTGAACCTGTCGATGACGGCCACGTTCGGCGTGGTCTTCAAACAGAGCTTCACCGTCTCCTACGGGCACGAGTGGAGCTCGGAGCACACGCAGACCCAGCGGACGCAGGTCACCGCCCAGCCCGGCGAGGTGGCCACCGTCTACTACGGGCCCAGGATGCAGCGCGTGCACGGCACCTACGAGCTGCACTTCGGCAGCCGCCAGTGGGGCCACTACATCTGGTACGCGCCCTTCACCGCCGAAGGACCCGCGGACGACCAGGGCAGCACGGTCACGCAGTCCACGCGGCCGATGACGGACCAGGAGCGCGCCGCCTTCTGCGGCTGATCCGCCGTCCGGCGACCGGTGCCCGTCGGGCGCCGGTCGCCGTTCACGTCCGAGCGGTCACGACCGCCCGTTCGGGGCCGCCCGATCGGGGCCGCCCGGCCGGGTGGCCCCGGCCGCGGGGTCACGACCGCGGGGTCACGACCGCCGAGGGATCACAGCCCGGTGATGCGGATGCCGGCGTGGGTCTTGTAGCGGCGGTTGACCGCGATGAGGTTGGCGGTGAGCGCCTCGACCTGGTGGGCGTTGCGCAGCCGTCCGCCGAACACGCCCCGCACACCGGGGATCAGGTCGGCCAGCGCGCGCACGACGTCGGTTGCCTCGCGGTCCTCGCCCAGGACCAGGACGTCGAGCTCGACCTCGGAGACCTCGGGGTCCAGCAGCACCACCGCGGACACGTGGTGGAACGCGGCGGTGACCCGGCTCCGCGGCAGGACCTCGGCGGCCTGCTGGGCGGCACTGCCCTCGGGCACGTCCAGCGCGAAGGGGCCGCGCTTGTCGAAGCCCAGGGGGTTGACGCAGTCGACGACGATCTTGTCCGCGAGCTCGTCGGCCAGCCCCGCCAGCAGGTCGCGGTGGCCCTCCCACGGGACCGCGACGATGACGATGTCGCCCTCGGCCGCGGCGGCGGCGTTGTCCAGCCCCCGCACGTCGACGCGGGTCCGCTCGGCCTCGACCAGCTCCTTGGCGACCGAGGCCGCGCGGTCGGCGCTGCGCGATCCGATGATCACGATCTGCCCGGCCAGGGCGAACCGACGGGCGAGCCCACGCCCCTGGTCGCCCGTACCGCCCAGGACGGCGATGGTCTGCCCGGTGATGTCCACGCCCTCCGGCGTGCTCTGTTCGCTCATGCGCCGATCCTGTCAGAGCCGTCCCGCCGCGACCGCACCCAGGTCACCAGTCCTCGTCCTCCTGCTCATCCCAGGCCGAGTTGCGCTCGGCCGCGGTGGTGAGGGCCCGGGAGGCCGCCTCCTCGCTGTCGTAGGGGCCCATGCGCTTCTTGTTGGGACAGCCCGCACCGTGTTCGACCCGTTGGTGCACAAGGCAGTACCACCAGCGGTCCTGGTCGGATCTCTCGTCCATCTCGACCCCTCTTCCTCGGTCTCCGTCGTGGGGCATCTACCCGTGGTGGGACCGCGCTCACACCCGCGCGCGAGCGCCTCTTGGCGAGTCCGTCCGGAGGTACCCACGAACTACAATCGGATCTCATGACTACTCCGCTGGTTCCTGGGCGCATATCGCCCCAACGCTCGGTTCCCTCCCACATCGTCCGGCCTGAGTACGTCGGTCAGAAGTACCCCGTGGAGGGGGTCCTGGGCGACGTGCAGACCCCGGAGACCATCGAGAGGCTCAGGGCCACCTCGCAGATCGCCGCACGGGCGCTGCAGGAGGTCGGGAAGAACATCGACCCGGGCGTGACCACGGACGAGCTGGACCGGATCGGCCACGAGTTCCTGCTCGACCACGGCGCCTACCCCAGCACGCTGGGGTACAAGGGCTACCCGAAGTCGCTGTGCTCCTCCCTCAACGAGGTCATCTGCCACGGTATCCCCGACGACACCGTCATCTCCGACGGGGACATCGTCAACATCGACATCACCGCCTTCAAGGACGGGGTGCACGGCGACACCAACGCCACGTTCCTGGCCGGAAACGTCTCCGAGGAGCACCGGCTGCTGGTGGAGCGCACCCACGAGGCCACGATGCGCGCGATCAAGGCCTGCCGTCCGGGTCGGCGGATCAACGTGATCGGCCGGGTCATCGAGTCCTACGCCAAGCGGTTCGGCTACGGCGTGGTGCGCGACTTCACCGGGCACGGCGTGGGCCCGGAGTTCCACTCCGGCCTGGTGATCCCGCACTACGACGACCCGCGCGCGGACACCGTCATGGAACCGGGGATGACCTTCACCATCGAGCCGATGATCACCCTCGGCGCGGTCGAGTACGACATGTGGGACGACGGCTGGACCGCCGTGACCGCCGACCGCCGCTGGACCGCGCAGTTCGAGCACACCCTGGTCATCACCGACACCGGCGCGGAGATCCTCACCCTGCCCTGAGTGCGGACGGCACGGCCCATGGACGGCCGCGGGCCGGACGGCGCGGGGGCGGCCGGCCCGTGGGGCCTCCCCCGCCCGGCCTGCGAGGGGGCGCCGTCGAGCCCGGCCGCCCCGCCTGTGGATCACCGGAGGACCGGACGCTAGTGTCTCCGGATGAGGATCCTCATCTCCGCCGACATGGAGGGGGCCACGGGCGTCACGTGGCCCGCCGACGTCGAGCCCGGCACCGAGCAGTGGCAGCGCTGCCGCGCGATGTTCACCGGCGACGTGAACGCGGCCGTGACGGGCCTGTTCGAGGGCGGCGCCGACGAGGTCCTGGTCAACGAGGCGCACGCCACCATGCGCAACCTCCTCCTGGAGGAGCTGCACGAGGACGCGACCATGATCACCGGCCGCCACAAGGACCTGTCCATGGTCGAGGGCGTCCAGGCGGGCGACTGCGACGGCGTGGTCTTCCTCGGCTACCACTGCGGCGCCGGGGACGAGGGCGTGCTCGCCCACACCTACCTGCCCAACGCCATCACCGGCGTGTGGCTGGACGGGGAGCCGGCGAGCGAGGGCCGGCTCAACGCCGCGGTCGTGGCCGCGTACGGGACCCCCGTCATCCTCGTCACCGGGGACGACCGGGCCTGCGAGGACGCCGCCGGCTACGCCCCCTTCGCCCGGACCGTCGCGGTCAAGGAGCACGTGAGCCGCTACGCCGCCCGCTGCCGTCCGCCCGCCCGCACCGCGCGGGACATCCGCGCCCAGGCGCGCGCCGCCATGCTGCTGGCCGGTCGCCTGGTCCCCGCCGAGCCGCGTGCGCACGAGGTCGAGGTGGAGGTCGACGCCGCCCACCTGGCCCAGGCCGCCGCGCTGGTACCGGGAGTGACACGCGTGGGAGCCCGGCGCGTCCGCTACACCTCACCCGACGCCTACGAGATGATCCGTTGCTTCAAGACGGTGACTACTCTCGTTTCCCAGGCAATGGAAGCCCACTACGGGTAAGACTGGTGCGGGGGATCTCCCCGTTCCGGCACACCACTCATCGCAGAGAGAGGCCGCGCACGTGGTCCACACCGTCACGTCCCCCGAGACCGGTCTCGACGCGGCCGGGGAGGACGCGATCCGCCTGGCCCGCGGACTCGTCCGCCTGGACTCCACCAACCGCGGCGGCGGCCAGGGCGACGAGCGCGCCGCGGCCGAGTACACCGCCGAGGCCCTCGGCGAGGCGGGGCTCGATCCGGTGATCCTGGAGTCGGCGCCCCGCCGCGCGAACGTGGTCGTCCGCGTGCCGGGGACCGATCCCACCGCCCCCGCCCTGCTCGTCCACGGCCATCTGGACGTGGTCCCGGCCGACGCCGCCGACTGGACCCTGCCGCCCTTCGCGGGCGAGATCGCCGACTGCCCGGTCACGGGCGTCCCGGCGCTGTGGGGCCGCGGCACGGTGGACATGAAGAACTCCGTCGCGATGGTCGCCGCCGTGGTGCGCCACTGGGCCCGCCACGGCGTGCGGCCGCGCCGCGACCTCGTCCTGGCGTTCGTCGCCGACGAGGAGGACAGCGCCGCCTACGGGGCCGACTGGCTGGCACGCGAGCACGCCGACCTGTTCGAGGGCTGTTCCGTGGGGATCGGCGAGGGCGGCGGGGAGACCGTGCACGCCCGCGGCGCGGACGGGCGCCCGGTCCGGCTCTACCCGGTGGGCGCCGCCGAGCGCGGCAGCGCCTGGCTGACCCTGCGCGCCCGCGGCACGGCCGGGCACGGGTCCCGCCCCCCGCGCGACAACGCCGTGGGGGCGCTCGCCGAGGCGGTGGCCCGGATCGACCGGCACACGTGGCCGACGAACCCGACGCCCGTGACCCTCGACGCGATCGACGCGGTCGCCAAGGCGCTGGGCGTGGAGCGCGCCCCCGGCGACACCGCCACCGACGAGGCCCTCGACGCCCTGATCGCCCGGTTGGGCGAGGTCGCGCCGCTGATCGCCCCGACGGTGCGCAACAGCGCGGCCCCCACGATGCTCTCGGCGGGGTACAAGCTCAACGTGGTGCCCGGGGAGGCGACCGCGGGTGTGGACGGGCGTGTGCTGCCGGGCGCCGAGGCGGCCTTCGAGGCCACCATGGACGCGCTGACGGGCGGTCGCGTGGACTGGGAGTACGCGCACCGGTCGCCCTCGGTGTCGGCCCCCGTGGACGGCGCCGCGTTCGCGGCGATGGGTGCCGCCCTGCGCGCGCACGACCCCGACGCGCACGTGGTGCCGATGTGCCTGTCCGGGGGCACCGACGCGAAGGTCTTCGCCCGCTTGGGCATCGACTGCTACGGCTTCTCCCCGATGAGCCAGCCCGAGGGGCTGGACTACACGGAACTGCTGCACGGCGTGGACGAGCGGGTGCCGCTGGACGGGCTCAGGTTCGGGGTGCGCGTGCTGGACACGTTCCTGCGGGCCTGAGCGCCGCGCGCGGAGCGGGAACGGCGCGGGCGCGCAGGGCGTCCGCGCGGGTCAGCCGACGAGGGGGAGGACGATCAGTGGGCAGGGCTGCGCCGGAGGCGTCCGTTGAGGGCTGCGGGGAGCGACGCGGGGATGGAGCACCGGGGGCGTCCGTCGAGGGCGACGGTGGGCGACGGGTGAGCGGTGGGGCGGCGGCCGTACGCGGGGTGCCCGCGCTGACGCGTCCGCCGCGCCTGCGCGCCGGTGACCGGGTCCGGCTGGTCACACCTTGCAGTCCGGTCCCGGCCGCCCAGTTGGAGGCCTCGGTCGCGGTCCTGCGCGCGTGGGGTCTGCACGTGGATCTGGCGCCGCACGTGCGCGAGCGCCACTCGCACCTGCCCTATCTCGCGGGCCAGGACGCCGTGCGCGCCGCCGACCTGCAGTCGGCCTGGTGCGACCCGGACGTGGCCGCGGTGTTCTGTGTGCGCGGCGGCGACGGCGCGCACCGGACCCTGGACCTGTTGGACTTCGAGGCGATGCGGCGGGCCGAGCCCAAGGCGCTGATCGGGTTCAGTGACGTGACCGCGCTGCACGAGGCCTTCGCGGTGGAACTGGGCGTGGGGACGGTGCACGGACCGGTCGTGGGGACGCGCTACTTCGTGGGCGACCCGCAGGCCCAGCACGAGCTGCACACGACGCTGTTCTCCCCCGACGAGCGCATGGTGCTGACGTCGCCGGGCGCGCACGCGCTGGTGCCCGGGCGCGCACGCGGCGTGACGTTCGGCGGCAACCTCAGCCTGCTCAACGACGGCCTGGCCACCCCGCACAGCCGCCTGTCCGCCGACAACGGCCTGCTGATCCTGGAGGACATCGGCGAGGACGTCGCCCGGATCGACCGGATGCTCACGCACCTGCTGCGCACCGGATGGATGGACGGCGTGGCCGGGGTCGTGCTGGGCACGTGGACGGACTGCCCGCCCGACCTGGGTGTGATCGCCGACCTGATGCGCGAGCGCCTGGAACCGCTGGGGGTACCGGTGCTGTGGGGCCTGGAGTTCGGGCACTGCCCGGCCCAGCTGACCATCCCGCTGGGCGTTCCCGCCGAGCTCGACGCCGAGCGCGGCACCCTGGAGCTGGCCGTTCCGGGCCTGGTGTGAGCCGCCCGCGCCGGACCGCGCGCGGTTCACGGTGACCTTCCACCCGTTCATGGCGGGCCTTACCCGGCCGCTGGCCGAGCGTGTGCGGGGCGGCGCGGGAGGTGAGGGTTCCCGAATCCGGCTCGGGAACCCTGTCGGCGGGGGAACGCGCCGATAGACTCGTCTCATGGTTCGAGAACCACTGACCCCCGAGCAGATCGCCCGCGGCCACCTGCTGGGGCGGCTGCTCCGTGAGGCCCGGGGACGGCGCACGATGGTCGACGTCGCCCACCAGGCCGGGATCTCCGTGGAGACCCTGCGCAAGATCGAGGGCGGCCGCATCCCGACCCCCGCCTTCTTCACCGTCGCCGCGATCGCCGACGCCCTGGACCTGTCCCTGGACGACCTGCTGCGCCGTCTGCACGGCACCGCCGCCGTCGCCGTCTGAGTCCGCCGGGCGCGGTGACCGCGAGGGAGCGCCGGGCCGGGTTCGGGCCGCGGTGGGCGGCGGGCGCCCTCCCCGGCGCAGGCCTTCCTCACCGCGCGCCCGCCCCCGGTCTACGCCGGTTCCCGCAACGGCCAGACCTCGACCACGCCCCGCGCGACGGCGCACGGGGTCTGCGCCACGAGTCGGACGGCTTCCTCGATGGTCTCCGCCTCGATGATCTCGAACCCGGCCACCGGCAGGGAGGAGGACATGAAGGGTCCGCGCTCCACCGTCGTGCCGGCGCCGTCGTGGTTGGTCACCTGTACGGGTGTGCCGGCGATGCCCAGGACCGCCCCGGCCGCACGCAGGCGGGCGTCATGCGCGTGCGCCCTGTCGCGTACCGCCGCATCGGTGCGGTCGTAGCCGTCCTGGTCCCCGTATCCGATGGTCACGAACTTCGCCACAACGGAACCTTCCCCTCGTTCGTACGGACTGTTCACCGGTACTGACCTTCAGCCACGCCCGAACTCATCGCCGTGCCGGAGGAACACGCGCCGCCGCGCCTCCGCCCACCCGTCCGAAGGCCTTCGGCGAAACGCGCCCTAGCCGCCCAGCAGGGCCTCGGTGAGCAGGCCGTTGAGCACCCCGTCGGGGGTGTGGGCCCGTGCGCGTGCCTGCGCCCGCCCCTCGGCCAGGCACCACCGCCAGAGCCGGTCCAGGCGGTCGGGGTCGGGTGCGGCGTCCGGTCCGTCGAGGGTGAGCACGGGCCAGTCCCACACCCGGCCCTGAGCCGCGACCTTGGCACCGCCCACGACGGGATCCACCGCCACCGCCGGGACGCCGTTGCGCAACGCGAGCACCAGCCCGTGCAGGCGCGTGGTCACCACCAGGTCCATCCGTCCCACCAGGGCGTCGAACTGGCCCGGCCGCGCGCAGTGCAGCCAGTCGACGGCGTCCAGCCGGGTGTCGAGCGGCACCCGGGCGCAGTCCTTGGCCACCAGCCAGTCCGCCAGCGCGCGGTGCACGCGCGCGTGGGCGGCGCGGTCCCGGTACTCGGGCTGACCGGGTGCCGCGGTCACTCCCACCACCGGCACCTGTGCCGGGGCCGGAGCGTCCGCGGCCAGGTCCCGGTGCGGTTCGCGCCCCGGCGCGTCGCGGGGCAGGACCGCGTGGAAGCCGCGCAGCGCGGGGTCGGTGGGGTCGACGGCGGACACCCCGACCGCGATCCGCGTGCAGTCGGCGAAGCGCCGGTGCAGCTCGGTGACCTGCTCCCCGGCCGCGGGCCCGCATACGAAGACCAGATGCGAGTAGGCGGCCGGGTCCACCTCCTCCAGCGTCGGCCCGCGTGAGCGGAAGTGGGGGCTCCACACGATGTCGTGGGCGATGCCGTGCGCGCCGATCTCGGCGGACACCGCCTCCGCCGCGCCGACGTCCCCCGCCGTCGCCTCGCCGTGCAGGAACGAGAACCAGCCTGCGAGCACGACACGGATCGGTCTGCGGGTCCCCATGGTCCACCTCCTCGCCACACGCCTATCGTGTGAGACGTACCCGCGGCCCGGGCGTGTTCCCCCGTTCCCCTAGGACCGGGGAGTGGTAGGCACGTGGGAGCCGCGTCGAATCGCAGGGGGAGACCATGACCGATCAGGCACTGAAGGTGGACGAGGCCGAACTGCGCGGCCTGTTGGACGGACGCTGGGCCCAGGTGCGCGAACGCGCCCGCGACCTGCTGCGCGGTGAGGAGTTCGCTCCCGTCTCCGGGCTGACGGTGGACGACCACCGCGAGCGCGTACTGACCCAGCTCAAGGCCCTGGCCGGCACGGGAATGGCCGGCTACGGGTTCCCCGAGTCCGTGGGCGGTTCCGACGACATCGGCGCCTCGGTCGTCGCCTTCGAGATGCTCGTGTGCGATCTGTCGCTCATGGTGAAGGTGGGCGTGCAGTGGGGGTTGTTCGGCGGCGCCATCCGTGCCCTGGGCACCGAACCGCACCACGCCGAGTACCTGCCCGGCGTGATGTCGGTGGACCTGCCCGGCTGTTTCGCGATGACCGAGACCGGCCACGGTTCGGACGTCCAGCGCCTGCGCACCACCGCCACCTACGACCCCGCCACCGAGGAGTTCGTGGTCCACACGCCCGACGAGGCCGCGCGCAAGGACTACATCGGCAACGCCGCCCGGGACGGGCGGATGGCGGTGGTCTTCGCCCAGCTGAACGCGGACGGCACCGAGCACGGCGTCCACGCCCTGATGGTGCCCGTCCGCGACGCCGAAGGCAGCCCGATGCCGGGCGTGCGGATCGAGGACTGCGGGACCAAGGCCGGCCTCAACGGCGTGGACAACGGCCGCCTGTGGTTCGACCAGGTCCGGGTGCCCCGCACGAACCTGCTCAACCGCTACGGCGACGTGGCCGCCGACGGCACCTACAGCAGCCCCATCGAGAACAAGAACCGCCGCTTCTTCACCATGCTCGGGACCCTGATCCGCGGCCGGATCAGCGTGGCCGGGGGCGCGGGCACCGCCACCAAGGCCGCGCTGGCGATCGCGGTGCGCTACGCCGACACCCGTCGCCAGTTCACCCGCCCCGCCGCAGACGGCCGCCCCGAGCAGGAGGTGCGGATCCTGGACTACCTCGCCCACCAGCGCAAGCTGCTGCCGGCGCTGGCGTGCACCTACGGGCTGCACTTCGCCCAGGAGGAGCTGGTCACGCGGCTGCACGAGCTCTACGGCGCCCAGGAGCCGGGCGAGCGCGACGAGCACGCCCAGCGCGAGCTGGAGTCGCGCGCGGCCGGGCTGAAGGCGGTCGCGACCTGGCACGCCACCGAGACCATCCAGACCTGCCGCGAGGCCTGCGGCGGGGCCGGATACCTGGCCGAGAACCGCATTCCGCAGCTCAAGGCCGACTCCGACATCTTCACCACTTTCGAGGGCGACAACACGGTGCTGCTCCAGCAGCTCACCAAGGGCCTGTTGACCAACTTCCAGGACTACTTCGGCGACCTCGACCA
This region includes:
- a CDS encoding polysaccharide pyruvyl transferase family protein, encoding MGTRRPIRVVLAGWFSFLHGEATAGDVGAAEAVSAEIGAHGIAHDIVWSPHFRSRGPTLEEVDPAAYSHLVFVCGPAAGEQVTELHRRFADCTRIAVGVSAVDPTDPALRGFHAVLPRDAPGREPHRDLAADAPAPAQVPVVGVTAAPGQPEYRDRAAHARVHRALADWLVAKDCARVPLDTRLDAVDWLHCARPGQFDALVGRMDLVVTTRLHGLVLALRNGVPAVAVDPVVGGAKVAAQGRVWDWPVLTLDGPDAAPDPDRLDRLWRWCLAEGRAQARARAHTPDGVLNGLLTEALLGG
- a CDS encoding acyl-CoA dehydrogenase, giving the protein MTDQALKVDEAELRGLLDGRWAQVRERARDLLRGEEFAPVSGLTVDDHRERVLTQLKALAGTGMAGYGFPESVGGSDDIGASVVAFEMLVCDLSLMVKVGVQWGLFGGAIRALGTEPHHAEYLPGVMSVDLPGCFAMTETGHGSDVQRLRTTATYDPATEEFVVHTPDEAARKDYIGNAARDGRMAVVFAQLNADGTEHGVHALMVPVRDAEGSPMPGVRIEDCGTKAGLNGVDNGRLWFDQVRVPRTNLLNRYGDVAADGTYSSPIENKNRRFFTMLGTLIRGRISVAGGAGTATKAALAIAVRYADTRRQFTRPAADGRPEQEVRILDYLAHQRKLLPALACTYGLHFAQEELVTRLHELYGAQEPGERDEHAQRELESRAAGLKAVATWHATETIQTCREACGGAGYLAENRIPQLKADSDIFTTFEGDNTVLLQQLTKGLLTNFQDYFGDLDQLGLVKFVAGRFVETVIERTAATPLIERLVAAAPGRGTEASLHNRGWQLELLEDREQHIIEGLAGRLRRARKDGSDAFDVFNQAQDHVLTAGRAHMDRVVLEAFVSGIDRCGDQSTAKLLNRLCDLYVLSVVEENRAWFLEHERLSTSRAKAVTQAVNDLCRGLRPYAVTLANGFGLRDEWLGAPIALGAEHARQGDVAAASAG